The window GCGGGGCGTGTGACCGACACGGTCGCAGAGATACTCGGTCGACCGCCCCGAACCGTTCGGGAGTTCGCCGCCGACAACGCCGACGCGTGGCAAGCGTAGCCGACCGGTCGCCAGTTCACCCATCGGTACGCGCGGATTTCGACGCCGAAAGCCAAGCATACGCTGAGTGTGACCGCCACACTGCCGCCGGCAGGGCTCGCTCGGTACATCCCGAGAACCCCTCAGTAAGCCTTCAGACACCGTTATGTACTCTGGTCGCTGGAACGGTGGTAGGTACCGAGTAACATGCACAGGCCCTCACGATCCACGACCGACGTGACGACGCGGATCGACTGCGAGAACACCGGCGGCTACTCCGTCAAGCCCGGGCTATTCGGCTACGAATACTGCCCGTTCTGCGGCCACGCCGTCGGAGACGCCGACACGCACCGCGTTACCCTCACGGCACCGCCCTGAACCTGGGCTGGCAGTTTGGACCGGACAGTTCCGGTGTACAGACGCGTCGCCATCGCTGGATCCGCCGTCGCCGCGTGAGCGGCAGTCTGTGACCAGTTGTTCACCTCTCGACTGGGCTCAGTCGGCGCGCCCCGGGTCGCTCGCTTCTGGCGTCGACTCGGTCGGATCAGTCTCTGTCTGTTGCCATCCGTCGATAACAGTTCTTGCGGGAATCGGATCGTCGGGTGACGGCGTGAGCGTGAGTAGTCGCTCCAGCCAGGTGAGGTCGTGTGGCTGTTGCTTCTCGATCACCTCGTAGTCGACCGCGACGTCCCCGTCGACCTCGGCGATCCGGACGTAGTTGAGTTTGAACGACGGGTAGTACACCCACGGGAGCAGTCCCAACACGACGGAGCGACGCTGGAAGCGCTTGAGCCACGTGCCAGTGTTGACGACCGCTCGGTCGTCGACCGGCGTGACGGCGGCGCGGTGGGTGTGCCCGTAGACGAACACGGCGACGTCGGGGTTGTTGGCGAACACCGTTCGCGCGGCGTCGACGTAGCGGTCAGCGACTGTTTCGGGTTCTTCACTGCGGACGATACCGAAGCGCGCGAGCGTCCCCCTGACGTCGCGCGCGAGGACGTACAGCGGCACCGCCATCACGACCAACAACAGCATCACGACGATGTTGACGACGATGATCAGATCGATGACGGCTCCGACGACGTTGAGCGACGCGAGCAGTTGCGAGAAGGCCGCGTAGGGTGCTCCCCACACACCGGTCGCTGACAACACGAACAGGAGGAACACTATCGAGCTGATGTTGAACAGCAACAAGAATGGCAGCGCGACGTACCGGAGGAATGGGCTCATCTCGCGGTAGAAGTACATCGAGGTGACCCAGGACGGAATCTCGGTCATCGGCGTCACGGACTGGATGTCCTTGAGCCAGTTGTACTTCCCTCGCTTGGAGAGTTTCCCGGCCTTGCTCGTTACCTGTTGGTTGACGAAGTAGCCCGGTGGGTTCGCGTAGGGGTTGCCGAAGTCGGGGCTGGCGTTGTTCGGGTCGCGCTGTTGGCCGTGTTCGATCCAGATGGTCCGACCGGCGACCTCTCGGGTGATGACGACGTCTTGCTCGAGGGTGACGTTGTACTCCGCGAGGCGGTCGACGTACTCCGGGTAGCACGCGAGTTCGTAGTCGTGGTTCCCGGGGATGATCGTGATGGGGACATGTTCGCCGGTCGCACGCAACTGCTCGAACAACTCGGGGTACAACTCCACGAGTGCGTCGAACTTCTCCATCCCGTCTAACTCGGTGAACTCCCACAGGCCGAACAGGTCGCCGTTTACGATCAGTTCGGCGTCCTCCTCGCGGGCCGCGAGGTCACGCAAGAACGCGAGCAGTTCGGACTCGAACTCCATCTCCTGGAGCGCCTCGTCGCCGCCGATGTGGAGGTCGCTGATGAAGTAGTAGCGCGTCGCGTCTGTCGGCGTCGCGTCTGTCGAGGTGTCTGTGGGTGTCATCGATGCTCGTATGAAAAATCAGTTCGGACGAGGACTTCGGTGGTCGCTGTCCGGGTAGTACAGTGGTTGCGCGCGCTCAGGCCGCGGGGCGGCCCATCTCGACGTCGGTGTCGCCGTGGAGCAGTCCGCCGACTGCACCACCGACGATGCCGGGAACGGCGGTAAATACGATCAGCGCCAGCGCGGCCAGTCCGATGCTGAGGCCGAGGAAGCCTGTGACGAGCGTTCCGAGGACCGTCAGGATGAGCGTCACGACGACTGCCCCGAACGTGGACCCGAGTGCGCCGTGGAACGCGTCGCTGACGAGCGACCTGTTGTTCATGTAGCCCGCCACACCACCGGCGATCAGGCCGGCCAGTCCCGCTCCGATGACCGGAAGGGTCGCGCTCGTGAACGGGAGACCAAGGCCGCTGATCAGTCCGATGAGGATCGACGCCAAAAACCCGCCCAGTACCGCTCTCCAGTTGACCATACCACGATGACGACGTGTCAGGTATTAACGAAAGTTTCAATTTCCGGACCCCTGTTCGCCACCAACTGCCCCGTTGAAGCCGCATACGACAGGAACAGGCCTTCGTCATCCGATTACCGCCCACGCTCGTTCGACCTGCCGTCCAGTCGGGCAGCGAGTTGGTCGGAGACGCCGGTCAGGTGCGCCGTCGCGAACACGGCGACGAGGATGCCACCGATGGAGTTGTACACCAAGTCGAGGATGGTGTCGTCGAGGCCGTACTGCGTGAGCACCTGTGTCATACCGAGTGCCGACGAGACGACGCCGATGTAGAACTCCACCAGTTCCCAGATGACGCCGAACGCCATCACGAACAGCAGGATGTACGCGAACATGAACAGCGGCGGCAACTCGATGTGTTCGGAGTGGACTTGGAACGCCCGGATCACGGCATAAGCACTCCCAGCGACGAGTGACGACGACAGCGCGTGGGTCATATGATCCCACCATCCCAGCGCCTTGTAGGGGCTGAGAAACTCCAGTCCGGGGAGCGGCAGCGTCCCCAGGGCGTGCAGGAACATCGCGACCGTGATCCACAACACGAGGCCGACGCTCATCGTCACGTCGAAGCGGCGGCGCAGGAGTGCGGGCAGGAACGTGACCAGTAGCCCGACGGCGGCGTTGACCGCGACGCCGGAGTTGCCAAACACCACGCCGATCACGACCATCACCGCCAGCAGCACCTGCATCAGTCGGACTGCGACTGACGGGAGTGAGCCAGGGATGGTCCGACGTTCGGTGATCACGCGACCACCTCCTCGGGCGGTTGCACGGCCTCACGCGAGAGCAGGCGCCGGAAGTACCACCGGAACACCAAGCCAGCGCCGACTCCGGCGACGGCCGCGGCGGTGAAGACGTACATCAACTCGTCGTTCGTCTCGACGAAGGCGGTCCCGACCAACACCGCCGAGGCGGCCGACCCCACAGCCCAAAAGCCCGCTGTCGCCAGGGTCGCGATGACGACGAACGCGATAGCGAAGTTGGGCGTCATCCGCACCGTCGTCACCAACTGGAGTGCGACGACGACCAACAGCGCGAGCGTGGCGACGCTGAGGCCGATGATCACCTCACCGAAGAAGCCCGGCTGACCCGTGCCGACCACTAACGGAATCGCCGCAATCGCCAGCAGCGGCCACGAGATAGTACGCGTCCACACGCC of the Halobaculum limi genome contains:
- a CDS encoding metallophosphoesterase, producing the protein MTPTDTSTDATPTDATRYYFISDLHIGGDEALQEMEFESELLAFLRDLAAREEDAELIVNGDLFGLWEFTELDGMEKFDALVELYPELFEQLRATGEHVPITIIPGNHDYELACYPEYVDRLAEYNVTLEQDVVITREVAGRTIWIEHGQQRDPNNASPDFGNPYANPPGYFVNQQVTSKAGKLSKRGKYNWLKDIQSVTPMTEIPSWVTSMYFYREMSPFLRYVALPFLLLFNISSIVFLLFVLSATGVWGAPYAAFSQLLASLNVVGAVIDLIIVVNIVVMLLLVVMAVPLYVLARDVRGTLARFGIVRSEEPETVADRYVDAARTVFANNPDVAVFVYGHTHRAAVTPVDDRAVVNTGTWLKRFQRRSVVLGLLPWVYYPSFKLNYVRIAEVDGDVAVDYEVIEKQQPHDLTWLERLLTLTPSPDDPIPARTVIDGWQQTETDPTESTPEASDPGRAD
- a CDS encoding DUF5518 domain-containing protein, yielding MVNWRAVLGGFLASILIGLISGLGLPFTSATLPVIGAGLAGLIAGGVAGYMNNRSLVSDAFHGALGSTFGAVVVTLILTVLGTLVTGFLGLSIGLAALALIVFTAVPGIVGGAVGGLLHGDTDVEMGRPAA